Genomic window (Clostridia bacterium):
ACCCGACCGAACCAAGACCCGCCCCGAAGAGGATTTCGCTGGCGCACCGGTGGGAAAGAGCAGGTGTAGATATGTTTAGATACCGCATACACCTAAAGGGTGTAGCTGCGATAGTTGCTGCCTCGCTTCTGACCATCATCCTTGCTTCATGGGCGGCAGCCGCTCCCATCGGCCAGATGACCGGAAAGTCAGTGGGCGCCCTGAAGCTCAAGGACATAAATGGCAAGGTAATCGACACAGGCCGGGATCCAGCTCCCGTAGTCCTCTTGGACTTCTGGCAGACCACATGCTCTCCGTGCCATAGCCTTGCTCCGCACCTACAGGCGCTCTACGCCAAGTATGCCTCCAAAGGCCTGCTTGTTGTGGGAGTGTCGTTGGGAGACACTGTCTCGAAGGTTCGCGACTACGCGAAAGGGAAAGGCCTGACCTACAGCATGGTAGTGGATTACGGCACTCTCGCGAACAGCTTTGGGGTTAGGTTCACCCCAACCGTGGTGATCATCGATAGGGGAGGCGTCGTTCGCCTCGTTCAGGAGGGCTTCGGCGACGGACTCGGCATTGAGGCTGCCATCGAGAAGGTCGTGCGGGACCTTCTCGCAGTGAAATGAGCGCCGCCGGGCGCGGATTCGCGCGATTTGGACGTCTTGAGACGCCGACGTACGTCCTGATAACCCTGGTGGGTATTGCTCTCCTAGCAATCGGGGCG
Coding sequences:
- a CDS encoding TlpA disulfide reductase family protein, whose protein sequence is MFRYRIHLKGVAAIVAASLLTIILASWAAAAPIGQMTGKSVGALKLKDINGKVIDTGRDPAPVVLLDFWQTTCSPCHSLAPHLQALYAKYASKGLLVVGVSLGDTVSKVRDYAKGKGLTYSMVVDYGTLANSFGVRFTPTVVIIDRGGVVRLVQEGFGDGLGIEAAIEKVVRDLLAVK